The following are encoded together in the Chanodichthys erythropterus isolate Z2021 chromosome 16, ASM2448905v1, whole genome shotgun sequence genome:
- the ubtfl gene encoding upstream binding transcription factor, like isoform X2, which yields MNGSTSVSGTQTGRIKIETNADTWSKEDCLTLLERIRSLLPDGDTMKYKTTESHFDWEKVGFGGFTGDMCKQKWQKVSTEVRKYRTMTELIVDAIEYVKNPYKGKKLKTHPDFPKKPLTPYFRFFMEKRAKYAKIHPEMSNLDLTKILSKKYKELPEKKKLKYIQEFQREKESFEKNMARFKEDHPDLIEERKKSDHPEKPKTPQQLWYNHEKKTYMKVHPEVSQKELKEALRRQWSQLPDKKRLKWISKALELQKHYEFVKYYFLIQDSMRVYFEAHPDANSEEHVKSVLTKAERQLKDKFDGRPTKPPPNGYSLYCAELMVNMKDVPSTERMVLCSKQWKMMTQKEKDMFQKRCEQKKKQYEIDLQRFIESLPDEERERVMGEEKMGGTKLSIAGAGSPLRAKSPSAKERCRDPELDQWGHGLSKEKRDGKKKTRLPETPKTPEEMWQQSVIGDYLAKYRNDRKKAQNAMDAAWKAMEKKEKIPWIKKAAEDQKRYEVQYRTVRELLEMRTVLSGQGQRKPKFDGEPKKPPVSGYQMFSQELLTNGELNHFSLKERMVEIGKRWHKLSQSQKDKYKKQVEEQQLEYKAELDAWVKSLSPQERAVYKEFSTTKRRSTTKARGPGAKVRVTKGKAVGARAATVGPGGGKRSMAYRAKDTSDSDDDDEKTDTSDSEDEDDESSGSTDSDDEDEDDENEDDDEDDEDDDRSDGSSSSSSEDSSDSDSD from the exons atgaaTGGCAGCACCAGTGTGTCTGGCACACAGACAGGACGAATCAAAATTGAGACAA ATGCAGATACATGGAGCAAAGAGGACTGTCTGACACTGCTGGAGAGGATACGCAGTCTGCTACCTGATGGAGACACAATGAAGTATAAAACCACAGAGTCTCATTTTGACTGGGAGAAGGTGGGGTTTGGGGGTTTCACGGGAGACATGTGTAAGCAGAAATGGCAGAAAGTTTCCACAGAG GTGCGTAAATACAGAACGATGACAGAGCTCATTGTGGATGCTATTGAATATGTGAAGAACCCTTACAAGGGGAAAAAATTGAAG ACACATCCAGACTTCCCAAAGAAACCCCTCACTCCCTACTTTCGCTTCTTTATGGAGAAGCGAGCCAAGTATGCAAAAATCCACCCTGAGATGAGCAACTTGGATCTCACCAAGATTCTGTCCAAAAAGTACAAAGAGCTTCCTGAAAAGAAAAAG CTCAAGTACATTCAAGAGTtccagagagagaaagagtctTTTGAGAAGAACATGGCACGATTCAA GGAGGACCACCCAGATTTAATAGAGGAGAGAAAGAAGTCAGATCACCCAGAGAAGCCCAAGACCCCTCAGCAGTTATGGTACAACCATGAGAAGAAGACCTACATGAAAGTTCACCCAGAG GTAAGCCAGAAGGAGCTGAAGGAAGCATTACGCAGACAGTGGTCCCAGTTACCTGACAAAAAAAGGCTGAAATGGATCAGCAAAGCTCTAGAGCTGCAGAAACACTATGAG TTTGTGAAATACTACTTCCTCATACAGGACAGCATGAGAGTGTACTTTGAAGCTCATCCAGATGCAAACTCTGAGGAGCATGTCAAGTCTGTTTTGACCAAGGCTGAACGACAGCTCAAGGACAAGTTTGATGGCCGGCCAACCAAACCACCTCC AAATGGCTATTCTCTGTACTGTGCTGAACTAATGGTAAACATGAAGGATGTGCCAAGCACGGAGCGAATGGTGCTATGCAGTAAGCAGTGGAAGATGATGACCCAGAAAGAGAAGGACATGTTCCAGAAACGATGCGAACAG AAAAAGAAACAGTATGAGATTGACCTTCAGAGGTTTATTGAG AGTCTCCCAGATGAGGAGAGGGAGCGTGTGATGGGAGAGGAGAAGATGGGAGGCACCAAGCTGAGCATAGCGGGTGCAGGCAGCCCCCTGAGGGCCAAATCCCCATCTGCGAAG GAACGGTGTCGTGACCCTGAGCTGGATCAATGGGGGCATGGGCTTTCAAAAGAGAAACGAGATGGTAAGAAGAAAACGCGGCTTCCCGAAACGCCGAAGACTCCAGAGGAGATGTGGCAGCAGAGCGTGATAGGGGACTATCTGGCTAAATACAGA AATGACCGGAAGAAAGCGCAGAATGCAATGGATGCTGCTTGGAAGGCCATGGAAAAGAAGGAGAAGATTCCTTGGATCAAGAAGGCTGCAGAGGACCAGAAGCGATACGAGGTTCAGTACCGGACCGTG AGAGAACTGTTAGAGATGAGGACAGTTCTGTCAGGTCAGGGACAAAGAAAACCAAAATTTGATGGCGAGCCTAAAAAGCCTCCGGT GAGCGGATATCAAATGTTCTCACAGGAACTTTTAACTAACGGTGAGCTGAATCACTTCAGCCTGAAGGAGCGCATGGTTGAGATCGGCAAGAGATGGCACAAGCTTAGCCAGAGCCAGAAGGACAAATATAAAAAACAGGTGGAGGAACAACAGCTAGAGTACAAAGCTGAGCTTGATGCTTGGGTAAAG TCACTATCCCCTCAGGAGCGTGCGGTTTATAAAGAGTTCTCCACTACG AAACGGCGAAGCACGACAAAAGCGCGAGGTCCCGGGGCGAAAGTCCGAGTCACCAAGGGGAAGGCGGTAGGTGCCAGAGCCGCGACTGTGGGTCCTGGGGGGGGCAAGCGTTCCATGGCGTACCGGGCCAAG GACACGTCGGACtccgatgatgatgatgaaaaaACAGACACCTCAGACTCGGAGGATGAAGATGATGAGTCATCCGGCAGCACTGATAGCGATGATGAAGACGAAGATGACGAG aatgaagatgatgatgaggaCGATGAGGACGATGACCGGTCGGACGGCTCCAGCAGCTCATCATCAGAAGATAGTAGTGACTCTGATTCAGACTAA
- the ubtfl gene encoding upstream binding transcription factor, like isoform X1 encodes MNGSTSVSGTQTGRIKIETNADTWSKEDCLTLLERIRSLLPDGDTMKYKTTESHFDWEKVGFGGFTGDMCKQKWQKVSTEVRKYRTMTELIVDAIEYVKNPYKGKKLKTHPDFPKKPLTPYFRFFMEKRAKYAKIHPEMSNLDLTKILSKKYKELPEKKKLKYIQEFQREKESFEKNMARFKEDHPDLIEERKKSDHPEKPKTPQQLWYNHEKKTYMKVHPEVSQKELKEALRRQWSQLPDKKRLKWISKALELQKHYEFVKYYFLIQDSMRVYFEAHPDANSEEHVKSVLTKAERQLKDKFDGRPTKPPPNGYSLYCAELMVNMKDVPSTERMVLCSKQWKMMTQKEKDMFQKRCEQKKKQYEIDLQRFIESLPDEERERVMGEEKMGGTKLSIAGAGSPLRAKSPSAKERCRDPELDQWGHGLSKEKRDGKKKTRLPETPKTPEEMWQQSVIGDYLAKYRNDRKKAQNAMDAAWKAMEKKEKIPWIKKAAEDQKRYEVQYRTVRELLEMRTVLSGQGQRKPKFDGEPKKPPVSGYQMFSQELLTNGELNHFSLKERMVEIGKRWHKLSQSQKDKYKKQVEEQQLEYKAELDAWVKSLSPQERAVYKEFSTTKRRSTTKARGPGAKVRVTKGKAVGARAATVGPGGGKRSMAYRAKQDTSDSDDDDEKTDTSDSEDEDDESSGSTDSDDEDEDDENEDDDEDDEDDDRSDGSSSSSSEDSSDSDSD; translated from the exons atgaaTGGCAGCACCAGTGTGTCTGGCACACAGACAGGACGAATCAAAATTGAGACAA ATGCAGATACATGGAGCAAAGAGGACTGTCTGACACTGCTGGAGAGGATACGCAGTCTGCTACCTGATGGAGACACAATGAAGTATAAAACCACAGAGTCTCATTTTGACTGGGAGAAGGTGGGGTTTGGGGGTTTCACGGGAGACATGTGTAAGCAGAAATGGCAGAAAGTTTCCACAGAG GTGCGTAAATACAGAACGATGACAGAGCTCATTGTGGATGCTATTGAATATGTGAAGAACCCTTACAAGGGGAAAAAATTGAAG ACACATCCAGACTTCCCAAAGAAACCCCTCACTCCCTACTTTCGCTTCTTTATGGAGAAGCGAGCCAAGTATGCAAAAATCCACCCTGAGATGAGCAACTTGGATCTCACCAAGATTCTGTCCAAAAAGTACAAAGAGCTTCCTGAAAAGAAAAAG CTCAAGTACATTCAAGAGTtccagagagagaaagagtctTTTGAGAAGAACATGGCACGATTCAA GGAGGACCACCCAGATTTAATAGAGGAGAGAAAGAAGTCAGATCACCCAGAGAAGCCCAAGACCCCTCAGCAGTTATGGTACAACCATGAGAAGAAGACCTACATGAAAGTTCACCCAGAG GTAAGCCAGAAGGAGCTGAAGGAAGCATTACGCAGACAGTGGTCCCAGTTACCTGACAAAAAAAGGCTGAAATGGATCAGCAAAGCTCTAGAGCTGCAGAAACACTATGAG TTTGTGAAATACTACTTCCTCATACAGGACAGCATGAGAGTGTACTTTGAAGCTCATCCAGATGCAAACTCTGAGGAGCATGTCAAGTCTGTTTTGACCAAGGCTGAACGACAGCTCAAGGACAAGTTTGATGGCCGGCCAACCAAACCACCTCC AAATGGCTATTCTCTGTACTGTGCTGAACTAATGGTAAACATGAAGGATGTGCCAAGCACGGAGCGAATGGTGCTATGCAGTAAGCAGTGGAAGATGATGACCCAGAAAGAGAAGGACATGTTCCAGAAACGATGCGAACAG AAAAAGAAACAGTATGAGATTGACCTTCAGAGGTTTATTGAG AGTCTCCCAGATGAGGAGAGGGAGCGTGTGATGGGAGAGGAGAAGATGGGAGGCACCAAGCTGAGCATAGCGGGTGCAGGCAGCCCCCTGAGGGCCAAATCCCCATCTGCGAAG GAACGGTGTCGTGACCCTGAGCTGGATCAATGGGGGCATGGGCTTTCAAAAGAGAAACGAGATGGTAAGAAGAAAACGCGGCTTCCCGAAACGCCGAAGACTCCAGAGGAGATGTGGCAGCAGAGCGTGATAGGGGACTATCTGGCTAAATACAGA AATGACCGGAAGAAAGCGCAGAATGCAATGGATGCTGCTTGGAAGGCCATGGAAAAGAAGGAGAAGATTCCTTGGATCAAGAAGGCTGCAGAGGACCAGAAGCGATACGAGGTTCAGTACCGGACCGTG AGAGAACTGTTAGAGATGAGGACAGTTCTGTCAGGTCAGGGACAAAGAAAACCAAAATTTGATGGCGAGCCTAAAAAGCCTCCGGT GAGCGGATATCAAATGTTCTCACAGGAACTTTTAACTAACGGTGAGCTGAATCACTTCAGCCTGAAGGAGCGCATGGTTGAGATCGGCAAGAGATGGCACAAGCTTAGCCAGAGCCAGAAGGACAAATATAAAAAACAGGTGGAGGAACAACAGCTAGAGTACAAAGCTGAGCTTGATGCTTGGGTAAAG TCACTATCCCCTCAGGAGCGTGCGGTTTATAAAGAGTTCTCCACTACG AAACGGCGAAGCACGACAAAAGCGCGAGGTCCCGGGGCGAAAGTCCGAGTCACCAAGGGGAAGGCGGTAGGTGCCAGAGCCGCGACTGTGGGTCCTGGGGGGGGCAAGCGTTCCATGGCGTACCGGGCCAAG CAGGACACGTCGGACtccgatgatgatgatgaaaaaACAGACACCTCAGACTCGGAGGATGAAGATGATGAGTCATCCGGCAGCACTGATAGCGATGATGAAGACGAAGATGACGAG aatgaagatgatgatgaggaCGATGAGGACGATGACCGGTCGGACGGCTCCAGCAGCTCATCATCAGAAGATAGTAGTGACTCTGATTCAGACTAA
- the ubtfl gene encoding upstream binding transcription factor, like isoform X5, whose protein sequence is MNGSTSVSGTQTGRIKIETNADTWSKEDCLTLLERIRSLLPDGDTMKYKTTESHFDWEKVGFGGFTGDMCKQKWQKVSTEVRKYRTMTELIVDAIEYVKNPYKGKKLKTHPDFPKKPLTPYFRFFMEKRAKYAKIHPEMSNLDLTKILSKKYKELPEKKKLKYIQEFQREKESFEKNMARFKEDHPDLIEERKKSDHPEKPKTPQQLWYNHEKKTYMKVHPEVSQKELKEALRRQWSQLPDKKRLKWISKALELQKHYEDSMRVYFEAHPDANSEEHVKSVLTKAERQLKDKFDGRPTKPPPNGYSLYCAELMVNMKDVPSTERMVLCSKQWKMMTQKEKDMFQKRCEQKKKQYEIDLQRFIESLPDEERERVMGEEKMGGTKLSIAGAGSPLRAKSPSAKERCRDPELDQWGHGLSKEKRDGKKKTRLPETPKTPEEMWQQSVIGDYLAKYRNDRKKAQNAMDAAWKAMEKKEKIPWIKKAAEDQKRYERELLEMRTVLSGQGQRKPKFDGEPKKPPVSGYQMFSQELLTNGELNHFSLKERMVEIGKRWHKLSQSQKDKYKKQVEEQQLEYKAELDAWVKSLSPQERAVYKEFSTTKRRSTTKARGPGAKVRVTKGKAVGARAATVGPGGGKRSMAYRAKQDTSDSDDDDEKTDTSDSEDEDDESSGSTDSDDEDEDDENEDDDEDDEDDDRSDGSSSSSSEDSSDSDSD, encoded by the exons atgaaTGGCAGCACCAGTGTGTCTGGCACACAGACAGGACGAATCAAAATTGAGACAA ATGCAGATACATGGAGCAAAGAGGACTGTCTGACACTGCTGGAGAGGATACGCAGTCTGCTACCTGATGGAGACACAATGAAGTATAAAACCACAGAGTCTCATTTTGACTGGGAGAAGGTGGGGTTTGGGGGTTTCACGGGAGACATGTGTAAGCAGAAATGGCAGAAAGTTTCCACAGAG GTGCGTAAATACAGAACGATGACAGAGCTCATTGTGGATGCTATTGAATATGTGAAGAACCCTTACAAGGGGAAAAAATTGAAG ACACATCCAGACTTCCCAAAGAAACCCCTCACTCCCTACTTTCGCTTCTTTATGGAGAAGCGAGCCAAGTATGCAAAAATCCACCCTGAGATGAGCAACTTGGATCTCACCAAGATTCTGTCCAAAAAGTACAAAGAGCTTCCTGAAAAGAAAAAG CTCAAGTACATTCAAGAGTtccagagagagaaagagtctTTTGAGAAGAACATGGCACGATTCAA GGAGGACCACCCAGATTTAATAGAGGAGAGAAAGAAGTCAGATCACCCAGAGAAGCCCAAGACCCCTCAGCAGTTATGGTACAACCATGAGAAGAAGACCTACATGAAAGTTCACCCAGAG GTAAGCCAGAAGGAGCTGAAGGAAGCATTACGCAGACAGTGGTCCCAGTTACCTGACAAAAAAAGGCTGAAATGGATCAGCAAAGCTCTAGAGCTGCAGAAACACTATGAG GACAGCATGAGAGTGTACTTTGAAGCTCATCCAGATGCAAACTCTGAGGAGCATGTCAAGTCTGTTTTGACCAAGGCTGAACGACAGCTCAAGGACAAGTTTGATGGCCGGCCAACCAAACCACCTCC AAATGGCTATTCTCTGTACTGTGCTGAACTAATGGTAAACATGAAGGATGTGCCAAGCACGGAGCGAATGGTGCTATGCAGTAAGCAGTGGAAGATGATGACCCAGAAAGAGAAGGACATGTTCCAGAAACGATGCGAACAG AAAAAGAAACAGTATGAGATTGACCTTCAGAGGTTTATTGAG AGTCTCCCAGATGAGGAGAGGGAGCGTGTGATGGGAGAGGAGAAGATGGGAGGCACCAAGCTGAGCATAGCGGGTGCAGGCAGCCCCCTGAGGGCCAAATCCCCATCTGCGAAG GAACGGTGTCGTGACCCTGAGCTGGATCAATGGGGGCATGGGCTTTCAAAAGAGAAACGAGATGGTAAGAAGAAAACGCGGCTTCCCGAAACGCCGAAGACTCCAGAGGAGATGTGGCAGCAGAGCGTGATAGGGGACTATCTGGCTAAATACAGA AATGACCGGAAGAAAGCGCAGAATGCAATGGATGCTGCTTGGAAGGCCATGGAAAAGAAGGAGAAGATTCCTTGGATCAAGAAGGCTGCAGAGGACCAGAAGCGATACGAG AGAGAACTGTTAGAGATGAGGACAGTTCTGTCAGGTCAGGGACAAAGAAAACCAAAATTTGATGGCGAGCCTAAAAAGCCTCCGGT GAGCGGATATCAAATGTTCTCACAGGAACTTTTAACTAACGGTGAGCTGAATCACTTCAGCCTGAAGGAGCGCATGGTTGAGATCGGCAAGAGATGGCACAAGCTTAGCCAGAGCCAGAAGGACAAATATAAAAAACAGGTGGAGGAACAACAGCTAGAGTACAAAGCTGAGCTTGATGCTTGGGTAAAG TCACTATCCCCTCAGGAGCGTGCGGTTTATAAAGAGTTCTCCACTACG AAACGGCGAAGCACGACAAAAGCGCGAGGTCCCGGGGCGAAAGTCCGAGTCACCAAGGGGAAGGCGGTAGGTGCCAGAGCCGCGACTGTGGGTCCTGGGGGGGGCAAGCGTTCCATGGCGTACCGGGCCAAG CAGGACACGTCGGACtccgatgatgatgatgaaaaaACAGACACCTCAGACTCGGAGGATGAAGATGATGAGTCATCCGGCAGCACTGATAGCGATGATGAAGACGAAGATGACGAG aatgaagatgatgatgaggaCGATGAGGACGATGACCGGTCGGACGGCTCCAGCAGCTCATCATCAGAAGATAGTAGTGACTCTGATTCAGACTAA
- the ubtfl gene encoding upstream binding transcription factor, like isoform X3, with protein MNGSTSVSGTQTGRIKIETNADTWSKEDCLTLLERIRSLLPDGDTMKYKTTESHFDWEKVGFGGFTGDMCKQKWQKVSTEVRKYRTMTELIVDAIEYVKNPYKGKKLKTHPDFPKKPLTPYFRFFMEKRAKYAKIHPEMSNLDLTKILSKKYKELPEKKKLKYIQEFQREKESFEKNMARFKEDHPDLIEERKKSDHPEKPKTPQQLWYNHEKKTYMKVHPEVSQKELKEALRRQWSQLPDKKRLKWISKALELQKHYEFVKYYFLIQDSMRVYFEAHPDANSEEHVKSVLTKAERQLKDKFDGRPTKPPPNGYSLYCAELMVNMKDVPSTERMVLCSKQWKMMTQKEKDMFQKRCEQKKKQYEIDLQRFIESLPDEERERVMGEEKMGGTKLSIAGAGSPLRAKSPSAKERCRDPELDQWGHGLSKEKRDGKKKTRLPETPKTPEEMWQQSVIGDYLAKYRNDRKKAQNAMDAAWKAMEKKEKIPWIKKAAEDQKRYERELLEMRTVLSGQGQRKPKFDGEPKKPPVSGYQMFSQELLTNGELNHFSLKERMVEIGKRWHKLSQSQKDKYKKQVEEQQLEYKAELDAWVKSLSPQERAVYKEFSTTKRRSTTKARGPGAKVRVTKGKAVGARAATVGPGGGKRSMAYRAKQDTSDSDDDDEKTDTSDSEDEDDESSGSTDSDDEDEDDENEDDDEDDEDDDRSDGSSSSSSEDSSDSDSD; from the exons atgaaTGGCAGCACCAGTGTGTCTGGCACACAGACAGGACGAATCAAAATTGAGACAA ATGCAGATACATGGAGCAAAGAGGACTGTCTGACACTGCTGGAGAGGATACGCAGTCTGCTACCTGATGGAGACACAATGAAGTATAAAACCACAGAGTCTCATTTTGACTGGGAGAAGGTGGGGTTTGGGGGTTTCACGGGAGACATGTGTAAGCAGAAATGGCAGAAAGTTTCCACAGAG GTGCGTAAATACAGAACGATGACAGAGCTCATTGTGGATGCTATTGAATATGTGAAGAACCCTTACAAGGGGAAAAAATTGAAG ACACATCCAGACTTCCCAAAGAAACCCCTCACTCCCTACTTTCGCTTCTTTATGGAGAAGCGAGCCAAGTATGCAAAAATCCACCCTGAGATGAGCAACTTGGATCTCACCAAGATTCTGTCCAAAAAGTACAAAGAGCTTCCTGAAAAGAAAAAG CTCAAGTACATTCAAGAGTtccagagagagaaagagtctTTTGAGAAGAACATGGCACGATTCAA GGAGGACCACCCAGATTTAATAGAGGAGAGAAAGAAGTCAGATCACCCAGAGAAGCCCAAGACCCCTCAGCAGTTATGGTACAACCATGAGAAGAAGACCTACATGAAAGTTCACCCAGAG GTAAGCCAGAAGGAGCTGAAGGAAGCATTACGCAGACAGTGGTCCCAGTTACCTGACAAAAAAAGGCTGAAATGGATCAGCAAAGCTCTAGAGCTGCAGAAACACTATGAG TTTGTGAAATACTACTTCCTCATACAGGACAGCATGAGAGTGTACTTTGAAGCTCATCCAGATGCAAACTCTGAGGAGCATGTCAAGTCTGTTTTGACCAAGGCTGAACGACAGCTCAAGGACAAGTTTGATGGCCGGCCAACCAAACCACCTCC AAATGGCTATTCTCTGTACTGTGCTGAACTAATGGTAAACATGAAGGATGTGCCAAGCACGGAGCGAATGGTGCTATGCAGTAAGCAGTGGAAGATGATGACCCAGAAAGAGAAGGACATGTTCCAGAAACGATGCGAACAG AAAAAGAAACAGTATGAGATTGACCTTCAGAGGTTTATTGAG AGTCTCCCAGATGAGGAGAGGGAGCGTGTGATGGGAGAGGAGAAGATGGGAGGCACCAAGCTGAGCATAGCGGGTGCAGGCAGCCCCCTGAGGGCCAAATCCCCATCTGCGAAG GAACGGTGTCGTGACCCTGAGCTGGATCAATGGGGGCATGGGCTTTCAAAAGAGAAACGAGATGGTAAGAAGAAAACGCGGCTTCCCGAAACGCCGAAGACTCCAGAGGAGATGTGGCAGCAGAGCGTGATAGGGGACTATCTGGCTAAATACAGA AATGACCGGAAGAAAGCGCAGAATGCAATGGATGCTGCTTGGAAGGCCATGGAAAAGAAGGAGAAGATTCCTTGGATCAAGAAGGCTGCAGAGGACCAGAAGCGATACGAG AGAGAACTGTTAGAGATGAGGACAGTTCTGTCAGGTCAGGGACAAAGAAAACCAAAATTTGATGGCGAGCCTAAAAAGCCTCCGGT GAGCGGATATCAAATGTTCTCACAGGAACTTTTAACTAACGGTGAGCTGAATCACTTCAGCCTGAAGGAGCGCATGGTTGAGATCGGCAAGAGATGGCACAAGCTTAGCCAGAGCCAGAAGGACAAATATAAAAAACAGGTGGAGGAACAACAGCTAGAGTACAAAGCTGAGCTTGATGCTTGGGTAAAG TCACTATCCCCTCAGGAGCGTGCGGTTTATAAAGAGTTCTCCACTACG AAACGGCGAAGCACGACAAAAGCGCGAGGTCCCGGGGCGAAAGTCCGAGTCACCAAGGGGAAGGCGGTAGGTGCCAGAGCCGCGACTGTGGGTCCTGGGGGGGGCAAGCGTTCCATGGCGTACCGGGCCAAG CAGGACACGTCGGACtccgatgatgatgatgaaaaaACAGACACCTCAGACTCGGAGGATGAAGATGATGAGTCATCCGGCAGCACTGATAGCGATGATGAAGACGAAGATGACGAG aatgaagatgatgatgaggaCGATGAGGACGATGACCGGTCGGACGGCTCCAGCAGCTCATCATCAGAAGATAGTAGTGACTCTGATTCAGACTAA
- the ubtfl gene encoding upstream binding transcription factor, like isoform X4, whose amino-acid sequence MNGSTSVSGTQTGRIKIETNADTWSKEDCLTLLERIRSLLPDGDTMKYKTTESHFDWEKVGFGGFTGDMCKQKWQKVSTEVRKYRTMTELIVDAIEYVKNPYKGKKLKTHPDFPKKPLTPYFRFFMEKRAKYAKIHPEMSNLDLTKILSKKYKELPEKKKLKYIQEFQREKESFEKNMARFKEDHPDLIEERKKSDHPEKPKTPQQLWYNHEKKTYMKVHPEVSQKELKEALRRQWSQLPDKKRLKWISKALELQKHYEDSMRVYFEAHPDANSEEHVKSVLTKAERQLKDKFDGRPTKPPPNGYSLYCAELMVNMKDVPSTERMVLCSKQWKMMTQKEKDMFQKRCEQKKKQYEIDLQRFIESLPDEERERVMGEEKMGGTKLSIAGAGSPLRAKSPSAKERCRDPELDQWGHGLSKEKRDGKKKTRLPETPKTPEEMWQQSVIGDYLAKYRNDRKKAQNAMDAAWKAMEKKEKIPWIKKAAEDQKRYEVQYRTVRELLEMRTVLSGQGQRKPKFDGEPKKPPVSGYQMFSQELLTNGELNHFSLKERMVEIGKRWHKLSQSQKDKYKKQVEEQQLEYKAELDAWVKSLSPQERAVYKEFSTTKRRSTTKARGPGAKVRVTKGKAVGARAATVGPGGGKRSMAYRAKQDTSDSDDDDEKTDTSDSEDEDDESSGSTDSDDEDEDDENEDDDEDDEDDDRSDGSSSSSSEDSSDSDSD is encoded by the exons atgaaTGGCAGCACCAGTGTGTCTGGCACACAGACAGGACGAATCAAAATTGAGACAA ATGCAGATACATGGAGCAAAGAGGACTGTCTGACACTGCTGGAGAGGATACGCAGTCTGCTACCTGATGGAGACACAATGAAGTATAAAACCACAGAGTCTCATTTTGACTGGGAGAAGGTGGGGTTTGGGGGTTTCACGGGAGACATGTGTAAGCAGAAATGGCAGAAAGTTTCCACAGAG GTGCGTAAATACAGAACGATGACAGAGCTCATTGTGGATGCTATTGAATATGTGAAGAACCCTTACAAGGGGAAAAAATTGAAG ACACATCCAGACTTCCCAAAGAAACCCCTCACTCCCTACTTTCGCTTCTTTATGGAGAAGCGAGCCAAGTATGCAAAAATCCACCCTGAGATGAGCAACTTGGATCTCACCAAGATTCTGTCCAAAAAGTACAAAGAGCTTCCTGAAAAGAAAAAG CTCAAGTACATTCAAGAGTtccagagagagaaagagtctTTTGAGAAGAACATGGCACGATTCAA GGAGGACCACCCAGATTTAATAGAGGAGAGAAAGAAGTCAGATCACCCAGAGAAGCCCAAGACCCCTCAGCAGTTATGGTACAACCATGAGAAGAAGACCTACATGAAAGTTCACCCAGAG GTAAGCCAGAAGGAGCTGAAGGAAGCATTACGCAGACAGTGGTCCCAGTTACCTGACAAAAAAAGGCTGAAATGGATCAGCAAAGCTCTAGAGCTGCAGAAACACTATGAG GACAGCATGAGAGTGTACTTTGAAGCTCATCCAGATGCAAACTCTGAGGAGCATGTCAAGTCTGTTTTGACCAAGGCTGAACGACAGCTCAAGGACAAGTTTGATGGCCGGCCAACCAAACCACCTCC AAATGGCTATTCTCTGTACTGTGCTGAACTAATGGTAAACATGAAGGATGTGCCAAGCACGGAGCGAATGGTGCTATGCAGTAAGCAGTGGAAGATGATGACCCAGAAAGAGAAGGACATGTTCCAGAAACGATGCGAACAG AAAAAGAAACAGTATGAGATTGACCTTCAGAGGTTTATTGAG AGTCTCCCAGATGAGGAGAGGGAGCGTGTGATGGGAGAGGAGAAGATGGGAGGCACCAAGCTGAGCATAGCGGGTGCAGGCAGCCCCCTGAGGGCCAAATCCCCATCTGCGAAG GAACGGTGTCGTGACCCTGAGCTGGATCAATGGGGGCATGGGCTTTCAAAAGAGAAACGAGATGGTAAGAAGAAAACGCGGCTTCCCGAAACGCCGAAGACTCCAGAGGAGATGTGGCAGCAGAGCGTGATAGGGGACTATCTGGCTAAATACAGA AATGACCGGAAGAAAGCGCAGAATGCAATGGATGCTGCTTGGAAGGCCATGGAAAAGAAGGAGAAGATTCCTTGGATCAAGAAGGCTGCAGAGGACCAGAAGCGATACGAGGTTCAGTACCGGACCGTG AGAGAACTGTTAGAGATGAGGACAGTTCTGTCAGGTCAGGGACAAAGAAAACCAAAATTTGATGGCGAGCCTAAAAAGCCTCCGGT GAGCGGATATCAAATGTTCTCACAGGAACTTTTAACTAACGGTGAGCTGAATCACTTCAGCCTGAAGGAGCGCATGGTTGAGATCGGCAAGAGATGGCACAAGCTTAGCCAGAGCCAGAAGGACAAATATAAAAAACAGGTGGAGGAACAACAGCTAGAGTACAAAGCTGAGCTTGATGCTTGGGTAAAG TCACTATCCCCTCAGGAGCGTGCGGTTTATAAAGAGTTCTCCACTACG AAACGGCGAAGCACGACAAAAGCGCGAGGTCCCGGGGCGAAAGTCCGAGTCACCAAGGGGAAGGCGGTAGGTGCCAGAGCCGCGACTGTGGGTCCTGGGGGGGGCAAGCGTTCCATGGCGTACCGGGCCAAG CAGGACACGTCGGACtccgatgatgatgatgaaaaaACAGACACCTCAGACTCGGAGGATGAAGATGATGAGTCATCCGGCAGCACTGATAGCGATGATGAAGACGAAGATGACGAG aatgaagatgatgatgaggaCGATGAGGACGATGACCGGTCGGACGGCTCCAGCAGCTCATCATCAGAAGATAGTAGTGACTCTGATTCAGACTAA